The Bombus pyrosoma isolate SC7728 linkage group LG3, ASM1482585v1, whole genome shotgun sequence genome has a segment encoding these proteins:
- the LOC122565591 gene encoding 60 kDa SS-A/Ro ribonucleoprotein-like produces the protein MAVDLDSNDPEVRLSQFLYVGKEYPDYQPGNWFVHNYFLAKNVLSIEELAENTEKQLVPIEIITKAFESNLVPNPETLVFALAVCCRQMKSESLRHAAYAVLNKICISPQHFILFIKFASQISKKKELDATGSSKHGWGQGLRKAVNNWYLSKTPMELAKCVTRYKGRYGWKHKDIIKLSHPVPINPGGGMVLRYVIHGLEEVKKLRAEDPTLKEILDYIEHVEDFKHCTDEVRAAGLLEMYKLTLDHVPGHLLKSKEVWNALIPSMNLVMLLTNLQRIHNLKLLKPTSPTVSKIIDQITNEENIARDKVHPALVLVTIRDYENSGKPLTYEKRKIKEQIDKPSPVPSKPNSKIIDALYKMLNISFLHIQPTGLRYMVTINTNKAMLETNTWRSGNVNGAEAACMIALALLRSEKSVTIVTFKNLGIHVMNIDKTASFGQAMKKLQQMPGGNINLAKPISWAAHQNHKYDVFINIVDQIFEKFDTSEKALEAYKTKLKLTNTKLINCAVCSSSTYRKQKSDKNVLTINGFDASVPVVIQAFAKSLF, from the exons ATGGCGGTAGATTTGGATTCAAATGATCCTGAAGTACGATTATCACAATTCCTTTATGTTGGTAAAGAATATCCTGATTATCAACCTGGAAACTGGTTtgttcataattattttctggCTAAAAATGTCCTGTCTATTGAAGAATTGGCTGAAAATACAGAGAAACAATTAGTACCAATTGAAATTATCACAAAG GCATTTGAAAGTAATCTTGTCCCTAATCCAGAAACATTGGTATTTGCTCTTGCTGTTTGCTGTAGACAGATGAAAAGTGAAAGCTTACGTCATGCAGCATATGcagttttaaacaaaatttgtatatcaCCACAGCATTTCATTTTGTTCATAAAATTTGCTTCtcaaataagtaaaaaaaaagaacttgaCGCAACTGGTAGTTCAAAACATGGATGGGGTCAAGGTTTAAGAAAAGCTGTAAATAACTGGTATTTATCAAAAACACCAATGGAATTAGCAAAGTGTGTTACAAGATATAAAGGCAGATATGGTTGGAAGCATAAagatatcataaaattatctcATCCCGTACCTATTAATCCTG GGGGAGGAATGGTCCTTAGATATGTAATACATGGTTTAGAAGAAGTGAAAAAATTGCGTGCAGAAGATCCCACACTTAAAGAAATTCTAGATTATATTGAACATGTCGAAGACTTTAAACACTGTACGGATGAAGTACGTGCAGCAGGTCTTTTGGAGATGTACAAACTAACATTAGATCATGTACCCGGACACTTGCTGAAATCTAAAGAG GTTTGGAATGCACTAATACCATCGATGAATTTAGTCATGCTTTTAACCAATCTACAAAGAATACACAATCTTAAATTACTGAAACCAACCTCGCCAACAGTTTCCAAAATAATAGATCAAATCActaatgaagaaaatattgccCGAGATAAGGTTCATCCAGCTTTAGTATTAGTTACAATAAGAGATTATGAAAATTCTGGAAA ACCATTAACgtacgaaaagagaaaaatcaaAGAACAAATTGATAAACCATCACCAGTTCCGTCTAAACCAAATTCTAAAATCATTGATGCCCTTTACAAAATGTTGAATATTTCCTTCCTt cATATTCAACCAACTggtttacgttatatggtgacgATCAATACGAATAAAGCAATGTTGGAAACAAATACTTGGCGTAGCGGTAATGTGAATGGTGCAGAAGCAGCGTGCATGATTGCACTTGCACTTCTTCGTAGTGAGAAGAGCGTCACCATTGTCACGTTTAAGAATCTTGGAATTCATGTTATGAACATTGATAAAACGGCTTCCTTTGGTCAAGctatgaaaaaattacaacaaaTGCCTGGTGGAAACATAAATTTGGCTAAACCAATATCATGGGCTGCTCACCAAAACCATAAATACGACgtatttattaacattgtagatcaaatatttgagaaatttgatACATCTGAAAAAGCTCTTGAAGCATATAAAACAAAACTCAAACTTACGAATACAAA ATTAATAAATTGTGCTGTGTGCTCTTCGTCGACTTATCGCAAGCAGAAGAGTGACAAAAATGTTTTGACAATTAACGGCTTTGATGCTAGTGTTCCTGTAGTTATACAGGCTTTTGCAAAATCTCTATTTTAG
- the LOC122565770 gene encoding 26S proteasome non-ATPase regulatory subunit 5, with the protein MAEWLQSKIVRFCELNNVEEKHNILSDIKIKLGNLNNREIEQISRNVDFNLLFAQLTSNDREFVDQVCDILKALFGILEPGEVYQRYSTEISQLIIHPADVVRSLVLHEIFCIVSNPQKLPLLLRDVNLLVAVINRIGDDNLVVANCAMRIMKEIGKNPNGLQILYTGELLRSFARLLVKNDTISFRIYEIVVDVAKSSKEGLEASAQSGFLNSLFDVLENEDILLQINALEILTELALTEEGLNYLEQQEVIRKFVQKITQANENPLSNLLIPGLMKFFGNVARYWPNEIFSKYPIVVSALFEVIESGDQTILGVALDTLGHVSMRPEGKYALQALGDAMPCALKKIADIIQRMPTALRIRGLNNLALILDVQKTEQDNRILSLTKSWFNSLCDDPMGMILALCRQPFADIRQASLEVMAVVASQVWGQEYISSYPGLVEFLLDRNVESFKECKEAKYAIVKQLVEAEQDVFDANIMQRFGEFVTQGPHYVEANTEVAVEGGL; encoded by the exons ATGGCAGAGTGGTTGCAATCgaaaattgttcgtttttGCGAACTAAATAACGTAGaagaaaaacataatattttatctgatataaaaataaaattgggaaatttaaacaatagaGAAATTGAACAGATCTCTCGTAATGTGGATTTTAATCTATTGTTTGCTCAATTAACCTCAAATGACAG AGAATTTGTAGATCAAGTATGTGACATTTTGAAGGCATTGTTTGGCATTTTAGAACCTGGAGAAGTATATCAAAGATATTCAACAGAAATATCTCAGTTGATAATTCATCCAGCTGATGTAGTTAGGTCGCTTGTGTTGCATGAAATTTTCTGCATTGTTTCTAATCCCCAAAAGTTACCTTTGCTGCTCAGAGATGTCAATTTACTGGTTGCTGTCATAAATAGGATCGGAGATGACAATTTGGTGGTAGCTAATTGTGCAATGCgtataatgaaagaaattggTAAAAATCCAAAtggattacaaattttatatacaggtGAACTATTGAGAAGTTTTGCTAGATTGTTAGTAAAAAACGATACTATTAGCTTTCGTATATACGAAATTGTTGTGGATGTAGCAAAATCTTCAAAAGAAGGTCTAGAAGCTTCTGCTCAATCAggatttttaaatagtttatttGATGTGCTTGAAAACGAAGATATATTGCTACAGATAAATGCATTAGAAATCCTGACAGAATTGGCATTAACAGAGGAAGGATTAAATTACTTAGAGCAACAAGAAGTCATAAGGAAATTTGTTCAAAAAATAACACAGGCCAATGAAAATCCATTATCAAATTTGTTGATTCCtggattaatgaaattttttggaaatgtTGCACGTTATTGGcctaacgaaatattttcaaaatatccaaTTGTCGTCTCTGCATTATTTGAAGTAATAGAGAGTGGTGATCAAACTATCCTTGGTGTCGCTTTAGACACATTGGGACATGTTTCTATGCGTCCGGAAGGTAAATATGCTCTGCAGGCTTTGGGAGATGCAATGCCGTGTGcattgaaaaaaattgctGACATAATACAAAGAATGCCTACAGCATTAAGAATTCGTGGGCTTAATAACTTGGCTCTCATACTTGATGTACAAAAAACAGAACAAGACAACAGAATTTTGTCACTGACAAAATCATGGTTTAACTCTTTGTGCGATGATCCTATGGGTATGATTCTGGCATTGTGTAGGCAACCATTTGCAGATATTAGGCAAGCAAGTTTAGAGGTGATGGCAGTCGTGGCATCTCAAGTATGGGGTCAAGAATACATATCCTCTTACCCAGGTCTGGTTGAATTTCTGTTGGACAGAAACGTCGAGTCATTTAAAGAATGTAAGGAAGCCAAATACGCAATTGTAAAACAGCTAGTCGAAGCTGAACAAGATGTATTTGATGCAAATATAATGCAAAGATTTGGGGAGTTTGTAACTCAAGGACCGCATTACGTTGAAGCCAATACAGAAGTTGCGGTAGAAGGAGGTCTATAA